From Glycine max cultivar Williams 82 chromosome 11, Glycine_max_v4.0, whole genome shotgun sequence, the proteins below share one genomic window:
- the LOC100808747 gene encoding 40S ribosomal protein S3a-like: protein MAVGKNKRISKGKKGGKKKAADPFAKKDWYDIKAPSLFQVKNIGKTLVSRTQGTKIASEGLKHRVFEVSLADLQGDEDHSFKKIRLRAEDVQGKNVLTNFWGMDFTTDKLRSLVRKWQTLIEAHVDVKTTDNYTLRMFCIGFTKRRSNQVKRTCYAQSSQIRQIRRKMREIMVNQATACDLKELVRKFIPEMIGKEIEKATSSIYPLQNVFIRKVKILKAPKFDLGKLMEVHGDYSEDVGAKVDRPADETLAEEATEVVGA from the exons ATGGCTGTCGGAAAGAATAAGAGGATTTCCAAGGGAAAGAAGGGTGGCAAGAAGAAAGC CGCTGATCCCTTTGCCAAGAAAGACTGGTACGATATCAAGGCCCCTTCCCTCTTCCAGGTCAAGAATATTGGCAAAACCCTCGTCTCTCGTACCCAGGGAACcaag ATTGCATCCGAAGGACTCAAACATCGGGTTTTTGAGGTCTCATTGGCTGATCTCCAAGGGGATGAAGACCACTCCTTCAAGAAGATTCGTTTGAGAGCTGAGGACGTTCAAGGGAAGAATGTTCTGACAAACTTCTGG GGAATGGATTTCACAACTGACAAGTTGAGGTCTTTGGTGCGAAAATGGCAAACTTTAATTGAAGCTCATGTGGATGTTAAGACCACTGATAATTATACATTGAGGATGTTCTGCATTGGCTTTACTAAGAGGCGTAGTAACCAGGTGAAGAGGACCTGTTATGCACAATCGAGCCAAATCAGACAG ATTCGCAGGAAGATGAGAGAGATAATGGTCAACCAAGCAACAGCATGTGATTTGAAAGAATTGGTGCGCAAGTTCATCCCCGAAATGATTGGAAAGGAGATTGAGAAGGCAACATCTAGCATCTATCCTCTACAGAATGTGTTCATTCGTAAAGTTAAGATCCTTAAAGCTCCAAAGTTTGATCTTGGAAAACTGATGGAG GTTCATGGGGATTACTCTGAAGATGTTGGTGCCAAGGTGGACAGACCTGCCGATGAAACATTGGCTGAGGAAGCCACTGAAGTAGTTGGGGCTTGA